A genomic stretch from Suncus etruscus isolate mSunEtr1 chromosome 17, mSunEtr1.pri.cur, whole genome shotgun sequence includes:
- the BRF1 gene encoding transcription factor IIIB 90 kDa subunit isoform X3: protein MTGRVCRNCGGTDIELDSARGDAVCTGCGSVLEDNIIVSEVQFVENSGGGSSAVGQFVSLDGAGKTPTLGGGFHVNLGKESRAQTLQNGRRQIHHLGNQLQLNQHCLDTAFNFFKMAVSKHLTRGRKLAHVIAACLYLVCRTEGTPHMLLDLSDLLQVNVYVLGKTFLLLARELCINAPAIDPCLYIPRFAHLLEFGDKNHEVSMTALRLLQRMKRDWMHTGRRPSGLCGAALLVAARMHDFRRTVKEVISVVKVCESTLRKRLTEFEDTPTSQLTVDEFMKVDLEEECDPPSYTAGQRRLRVKQLEQVLSKRLEEVEGEISSYQDAIELELESSRPKAKGPHPGFHGDGCLDDPMCSLFSEEDAEDEELEVAASHLNQDFCRELCGLPSNSEAPGSPALESLLGPLPTAASLGISDSIRECISSQNRTPKDMSGDGELDLSGIDDLEIDRYILNEAEARVKAELWMRENAEYLREQREKEARIAKEKELGIYKEHKPKKSCKRREPIQASSAGEAIEKMLEQKRISSKINYSVLRGLDGKGSPVAGGTSTEKPSGPRRPPRKLPANRNRSRPEPAASGVGKRLRPLVSAQPAKKALGEQVLRPPNSPTLGAELSQTTAAVVVESGPVSYHPAEDAEEEEPEEEDGEHCIMAVTVMRTMATELIKCGLAW from the exons ATGACGGGCCGCGTGTGCCGCAACTGCGGCGGCACCGACATCGAGTTGGACTCCGCGCGCGGCGACGCCGTGTGCACCGGCTGCGGCTCGGTGCTCGAGGACAACATCATCGTGTCCGAGGTGCAGTTCGTGGAGAACAGCGGCGGCGGCTCCTCGGCCGTGGGCCAGTTCGTGTCCCTCGACG GTGCCGGCAAGACCCCGACCTTGGGCGGTGGTTTCCATGTGAACCTGGGGAAGGAGTCGAGAGCACAGACGCTGCAGAACG GGAGGCGGCAGATTCATCACCTGGGGAACCAGCTACAGCTGAACCAGCACTGCCTGGACACCGCCTTCAACTTCTTTAAGATGGCTGTGAGCAAGCACCTGACCCGTGGGCGCAAGCTGGCCCACGTCATCGCCGCCTGCCTCTACCTGGTGTGCCGTACTGAAGGCACCCCCC ACATGCTCCTGGACCTCAGCGACCTGCTCCAG GTGAACGTGTATGTGCTGGGGAAGACCTTCCTGCTGCTAGCCAGAGAGCTTTGCATCAATGCACCAGCCATCG ATCCCTGTCTGTACATCCCGCGCTTTGCTCACCTGCTGGAGTTTGGCGACAAGAACCACGAGGTGTCCATGACGGCACTAAGGCTCCTGCAACGGATGAAGCGGGACTGGATGCACACGGGCCGGCGCCCCTCAGGCCTCTGTGGGGCAG CGCTACTGGTGGCCGCCAGGATGCACGACTTCCGGAGAACGGTGAAGGAGGTGATCAGTGTGGTCAAGGTGTGCGAGTCAACACTGCGAAAGAG GCTCACAGAGTTTGAGGATACCCCCACCAGCCAGCTGACTGTGGATGAGTTCATGAAGGTGGACCTGGAGGAGGAGTGCGATCCCCCCTCGTACACGGCAGGCCAGCGCCGGCTGCGTGTGAAGCAG TTGGAGCAGGTCCTGTCCAAGAGGCTAGAGGAGGTAGAAG GTGAGATCTCCAGCTACCAGGACGCCATCGAGCTCGAGCTAGAGAGCAGCCGGCCCAAGGCCAAAGGGCCCCACCCCGGTTTCCATGGTGATG GTTGTCTCGACGACCCTATGTGCAGCCTGTTCAGTGAGGAGGACGCCGAGGACGAGGAATTGGAGGTGGCCGCCAGCCACCTGAACCAGGACTTCTGTCGTGAGCTCTGTGGGCTGCCCAGCAATTCTGAGGCACCTGGAAGCCCCGCTCTAGAGTCCCTGCTGGGGCCTCTGCCCACAGCAGCCAGCCTGGGCATCTCTGACTCCATCCGAGAGTGCATCTCCTCCCAGAACCGCACCCCCA AGGATATGTCCGGAGATGGCGAGCTGGACCTCAGCGGCATTGATGACCTGGAGATCGACAGG TACATCCTCAACGAGGCCGAGGCCCGCGTGAAGGCTGAGCTGTGGATGCGCGAGAATGCAGAGTACCTGCGCGAGCAGAGGG AGAAGGAGGCCAGGATCGCCAAGGAGAAGGAACTGGGCATCTACAAGGAGCACAAG CCTAAGAAGTCGTGCAAGCGTCGGGAGCCCATCCAGGCCAGCTCAGCTGGGGAGGCCATCGAGAAGATGCTGGAGCAGAAGAGGATCTCCAGCAAGATTAACTACAGTGTGCTGCGCGGCCTGGATGGCAAGGGGTCCCCAGTGGCGGGGGGCACATCCACTGAGAAGCCGTCCGGGCCCAGGAGGCCACCCCGCAAACTGCCAGCCAACAGGAACAGGAGCCGGCCAGAGCCTGCAGCTTCTGGCGTGGGAAAGAG GCTGAGACCCCTGGTGTCTGCGCAGCCAGCAAAGAAGGCGCTGGGTGAG CAGGTCCTGCGTCCCCCAAACTCCCCCACCCTCGGAGCTGAGCTGTCCCAGACCACAGCAGCTGTGGTGGTGGAGAGTGGGCCCGTGTCCTACCACCCTGCTGAGGATGCAGaggaggaggagccagaggaggagGACGGGGAACACTGT ATTATGGCTGTGACGGTGATGAGGACGATGGCTACTGAACTCATCAAGTGTGGCCTGGCCTGGTAA
- the BRF1 gene encoding transcription factor IIIB 90 kDa subunit isoform X1: MTGRVCRNCGGTDIELDSARGDAVCTGCGSVLEDNIIVSEVQFVENSGGGSSAVGQFVSLDGAGKTPTLGGGFHVNLGKESRAQTLQNGRRQIHHLGNQLQLNQHCLDTAFNFFKMAVSKHLTRGRKLAHVIAACLYLVCRTEGTPHMLLDLSDLLQVNVYVLGKTFLLLARELCINAPAIDPCLYIPRFAHLLEFGDKNHEVSMTALRLLQRMKRDWMHTGRRPSGLCGAALLVAARMHDFRRTVKEVISVVKVCESTLRKRLTEFEDTPTSQLTVDEFMKVDLEEECDPPSYTAGQRRLRVKQLEQVLSKRLEEVEGEISSYQDAIELELESSRPKAKGPHPGFHGDGCLDDPMCSLFSEEDAEDEELEVAASHLNQDFCRELCGLPSNSEAPGSPALESLLGPLPTAASLGISDSIRECISSQNRTPKDMSGDGELDLSGIDDLEIDRYILNEAEARVKAELWMRENAEYLREQREKEARIAKEKELGIYKEHKPKKSCKRREPIQASSAGEAIEKMLEQKRISSKINYSVLRGLDGKGSPVAGGTSTEKPSGPRRPPRKLPANRNRSRPEPAASGVGKRLRPLVSAQPAKKALGEQVLRPPNSPTLGAELSQTTAAVVVESGPVSYHPAEDAEEEEPEEEDGEHCVSALQMLGGNDYGCDGDEDDGY, translated from the exons ATGACGGGCCGCGTGTGCCGCAACTGCGGCGGCACCGACATCGAGTTGGACTCCGCGCGCGGCGACGCCGTGTGCACCGGCTGCGGCTCGGTGCTCGAGGACAACATCATCGTGTCCGAGGTGCAGTTCGTGGAGAACAGCGGCGGCGGCTCCTCGGCCGTGGGCCAGTTCGTGTCCCTCGACG GTGCCGGCAAGACCCCGACCTTGGGCGGTGGTTTCCATGTGAACCTGGGGAAGGAGTCGAGAGCACAGACGCTGCAGAACG GGAGGCGGCAGATTCATCACCTGGGGAACCAGCTACAGCTGAACCAGCACTGCCTGGACACCGCCTTCAACTTCTTTAAGATGGCTGTGAGCAAGCACCTGACCCGTGGGCGCAAGCTGGCCCACGTCATCGCCGCCTGCCTCTACCTGGTGTGCCGTACTGAAGGCACCCCCC ACATGCTCCTGGACCTCAGCGACCTGCTCCAG GTGAACGTGTATGTGCTGGGGAAGACCTTCCTGCTGCTAGCCAGAGAGCTTTGCATCAATGCACCAGCCATCG ATCCCTGTCTGTACATCCCGCGCTTTGCTCACCTGCTGGAGTTTGGCGACAAGAACCACGAGGTGTCCATGACGGCACTAAGGCTCCTGCAACGGATGAAGCGGGACTGGATGCACACGGGCCGGCGCCCCTCAGGCCTCTGTGGGGCAG CGCTACTGGTGGCCGCCAGGATGCACGACTTCCGGAGAACGGTGAAGGAGGTGATCAGTGTGGTCAAGGTGTGCGAGTCAACACTGCGAAAGAG GCTCACAGAGTTTGAGGATACCCCCACCAGCCAGCTGACTGTGGATGAGTTCATGAAGGTGGACCTGGAGGAGGAGTGCGATCCCCCCTCGTACACGGCAGGCCAGCGCCGGCTGCGTGTGAAGCAG TTGGAGCAGGTCCTGTCCAAGAGGCTAGAGGAGGTAGAAG GTGAGATCTCCAGCTACCAGGACGCCATCGAGCTCGAGCTAGAGAGCAGCCGGCCCAAGGCCAAAGGGCCCCACCCCGGTTTCCATGGTGATG GTTGTCTCGACGACCCTATGTGCAGCCTGTTCAGTGAGGAGGACGCCGAGGACGAGGAATTGGAGGTGGCCGCCAGCCACCTGAACCAGGACTTCTGTCGTGAGCTCTGTGGGCTGCCCAGCAATTCTGAGGCACCTGGAAGCCCCGCTCTAGAGTCCCTGCTGGGGCCTCTGCCCACAGCAGCCAGCCTGGGCATCTCTGACTCCATCCGAGAGTGCATCTCCTCCCAGAACCGCACCCCCA AGGATATGTCCGGAGATGGCGAGCTGGACCTCAGCGGCATTGATGACCTGGAGATCGACAGG TACATCCTCAACGAGGCCGAGGCCCGCGTGAAGGCTGAGCTGTGGATGCGCGAGAATGCAGAGTACCTGCGCGAGCAGAGGG AGAAGGAGGCCAGGATCGCCAAGGAGAAGGAACTGGGCATCTACAAGGAGCACAAG CCTAAGAAGTCGTGCAAGCGTCGGGAGCCCATCCAGGCCAGCTCAGCTGGGGAGGCCATCGAGAAGATGCTGGAGCAGAAGAGGATCTCCAGCAAGATTAACTACAGTGTGCTGCGCGGCCTGGATGGCAAGGGGTCCCCAGTGGCGGGGGGCACATCCACTGAGAAGCCGTCCGGGCCCAGGAGGCCACCCCGCAAACTGCCAGCCAACAGGAACAGGAGCCGGCCAGAGCCTGCAGCTTCTGGCGTGGGAAAGAG GCTGAGACCCCTGGTGTCTGCGCAGCCAGCAAAGAAGGCGCTGGGTGAG CAGGTCCTGCGTCCCCCAAACTCCCCCACCCTCGGAGCTGAGCTGTCCCAGACCACAGCAGCTGTGGTGGTGGAGAGTGGGCCCGTGTCCTACCACCCTGCTGAGGATGCAGaggaggaggagccagaggaggagGACGGGGAACACTGTGTGAGCGCCCTGCAGATGCTTGGGGGCAACG ATTATGGCTGTGACGGTGATGAGGACGATGGCTACTGA
- the BRF1 gene encoding transcription factor IIIB 90 kDa subunit isoform X2 yields MTGRVCRNCGGTDIELDSARGDAVCTGCGSVLEDNIIVSEVQFVENSGGGSSAVGQFVSLDGAGKTPTLGGGFHVNLGKESRAQTLQNGRRQIHHLGNQLQLNQHCLDTAFNFFKMAVSKHLTRGRKLAHVIAACLYLVCRTEGTPHMLLDLSDLLQVNVYVLGKTFLLLARELCINAPAIDPCLYIPRFAHLLEFGDKNHEVSMTALRLLQRMKRDWMHTGRRPSGLCGAALLVAARMHDFRRTVKEVISVVKVCESTLRKRLTEFEDTPTSQLTVDEFMKVDLEEECDPPSYTAGQRRLRVKQLEQVLSKRLEEVEGEISSYQDAIELELESSRPKAKGPHPGFHGDGCLDDPMCSLFSEEDAEDEELEVAASHLNQDFCRELCGLPSNSEAPGSPALESLLGPLPTAASLGISDSIRECISSQNRTPKDMSGDGELDLSGIDDLEIDRYILNEAEARVKAELWMRENAEYLREQREKEARIAKEKELGIYKEHKPKKSCKRREPIQASSAGEAIEKMLEQKRISSKINYSVLRGLDGKGSPVAGGTSTEKPSGPRRPPRKLPANRNRSRPEPAASGVGKRLRPLVSAQPAKKALGEVLRPPNSPTLGAELSQTTAAVVVESGPVSYHPAEDAEEEEPEEEDGEHCVSALQMLGGNDYGCDGDEDDGY; encoded by the exons ATGACGGGCCGCGTGTGCCGCAACTGCGGCGGCACCGACATCGAGTTGGACTCCGCGCGCGGCGACGCCGTGTGCACCGGCTGCGGCTCGGTGCTCGAGGACAACATCATCGTGTCCGAGGTGCAGTTCGTGGAGAACAGCGGCGGCGGCTCCTCGGCCGTGGGCCAGTTCGTGTCCCTCGACG GTGCCGGCAAGACCCCGACCTTGGGCGGTGGTTTCCATGTGAACCTGGGGAAGGAGTCGAGAGCACAGACGCTGCAGAACG GGAGGCGGCAGATTCATCACCTGGGGAACCAGCTACAGCTGAACCAGCACTGCCTGGACACCGCCTTCAACTTCTTTAAGATGGCTGTGAGCAAGCACCTGACCCGTGGGCGCAAGCTGGCCCACGTCATCGCCGCCTGCCTCTACCTGGTGTGCCGTACTGAAGGCACCCCCC ACATGCTCCTGGACCTCAGCGACCTGCTCCAG GTGAACGTGTATGTGCTGGGGAAGACCTTCCTGCTGCTAGCCAGAGAGCTTTGCATCAATGCACCAGCCATCG ATCCCTGTCTGTACATCCCGCGCTTTGCTCACCTGCTGGAGTTTGGCGACAAGAACCACGAGGTGTCCATGACGGCACTAAGGCTCCTGCAACGGATGAAGCGGGACTGGATGCACACGGGCCGGCGCCCCTCAGGCCTCTGTGGGGCAG CGCTACTGGTGGCCGCCAGGATGCACGACTTCCGGAGAACGGTGAAGGAGGTGATCAGTGTGGTCAAGGTGTGCGAGTCAACACTGCGAAAGAG GCTCACAGAGTTTGAGGATACCCCCACCAGCCAGCTGACTGTGGATGAGTTCATGAAGGTGGACCTGGAGGAGGAGTGCGATCCCCCCTCGTACACGGCAGGCCAGCGCCGGCTGCGTGTGAAGCAG TTGGAGCAGGTCCTGTCCAAGAGGCTAGAGGAGGTAGAAG GTGAGATCTCCAGCTACCAGGACGCCATCGAGCTCGAGCTAGAGAGCAGCCGGCCCAAGGCCAAAGGGCCCCACCCCGGTTTCCATGGTGATG GTTGTCTCGACGACCCTATGTGCAGCCTGTTCAGTGAGGAGGACGCCGAGGACGAGGAATTGGAGGTGGCCGCCAGCCACCTGAACCAGGACTTCTGTCGTGAGCTCTGTGGGCTGCCCAGCAATTCTGAGGCACCTGGAAGCCCCGCTCTAGAGTCCCTGCTGGGGCCTCTGCCCACAGCAGCCAGCCTGGGCATCTCTGACTCCATCCGAGAGTGCATCTCCTCCCAGAACCGCACCCCCA AGGATATGTCCGGAGATGGCGAGCTGGACCTCAGCGGCATTGATGACCTGGAGATCGACAGG TACATCCTCAACGAGGCCGAGGCCCGCGTGAAGGCTGAGCTGTGGATGCGCGAGAATGCAGAGTACCTGCGCGAGCAGAGGG AGAAGGAGGCCAGGATCGCCAAGGAGAAGGAACTGGGCATCTACAAGGAGCACAAG CCTAAGAAGTCGTGCAAGCGTCGGGAGCCCATCCAGGCCAGCTCAGCTGGGGAGGCCATCGAGAAGATGCTGGAGCAGAAGAGGATCTCCAGCAAGATTAACTACAGTGTGCTGCGCGGCCTGGATGGCAAGGGGTCCCCAGTGGCGGGGGGCACATCCACTGAGAAGCCGTCCGGGCCCAGGAGGCCACCCCGCAAACTGCCAGCCAACAGGAACAGGAGCCGGCCAGAGCCTGCAGCTTCTGGCGTGGGAAAGAG GCTGAGACCCCTGGTGTCTGCGCAGCCAGCAAAGAAGGCGCTGGGTGAG GTCCTGCGTCCCCCAAACTCCCCCACCCTCGGAGCTGAGCTGTCCCAGACCACAGCAGCTGTGGTGGTGGAGAGTGGGCCCGTGTCCTACCACCCTGCTGAGGATGCAGaggaggaggagccagaggaggagGACGGGGAACACTGTGTGAGCGCCCTGCAGATGCTTGGGGGCAACG ATTATGGCTGTGACGGTGATGAGGACGATGGCTACTGA
- the BTBD6 gene encoding BTB/POZ domain-containing protein 6 isoform X2, translating to MFYGDLAEIKSEIHIPDVEPAAFLILLKYLYSDEIDLEADTVLATLYAAKKYIVPALAKACVSFLETSLEARNACVLLSQSRLFEEPELTQRCWEVIDAQAEMALRSEGFCEIDWQTLEVIVAREALNTNEAVVFEAVLNWAEAECKRQGLPVTPHNKRHVLGPALYQVRIPTMTLEEFANGAAQSDILTLEETHNIFLWYTAAKKPPLDFPLTKRRGLAPQRCHRFQSSAYRSNQWRYRGRCDSIQFAVDRRVFIAGLGLYGSSSGRAEYSVRIELKRLGAVLAQNLTTFVSDGSSRTFSVWFEHPVQVEQDAFYTASAVLDGSELSYFGQEGMTEVQCGKVTFQFQCSSDSTNGTGVQGGQIPELIFYA from the exons ATGTTCTATGGGGACCTGGCAGAGATCAAGTCTGAGATCCACATTCCGGATGTGGAGCCGGCAGCATTTCTCATCTTGCTGAA GTACCTGTACAGCGATGAGATTGACCTGGAAGCAGACACGGTGTTGGCCACACTCTATGCTGCCAAGAAGTACATTGTCCCTGCCCTGGCCAAGGCCTGTGTCAGCTTCCTGGAGACCAGTCTGGAGGCCAGGAATGCGTGCGTGCTGCTGTCCCAGAGCCGGCTCTTTGAGGAGCCGGAGCTGACCCAGCGTTGCTGGGAGGTGATTGATGCACAGGCTGAGATGGCACTGAGGTCTGAAGGCTTCTGTGAGATTGACTGGCAGACACTGGAGGTGATCGTGGCCCGTGAGGCTCTCAACACCAATGAGGCAGTGGTCTTTGAGGCTGTGCTGAACTGGGCAGAAGCTGAGTGCAAGCGGCAGGGCCTGCCTGTTACCCCACACAACAAGCGGCACGTGCTGGGCCCAGCCCTGTACCAGGTAAGGATTCCCACCATGACACTGGAGGAGTTTGCCAATGGCGCAGCTCAGTCAGACATCCTGACCCTGGAGGAGACCCACAACATCTTCCTGTGGTACACAGCGGCCAAGAAGCCCCCACTGGATTTCCCGCTCACCAAGCGCCGTGGCCTGGCCCCACAGCGCTGCCATCGCTTCCAGTCCTCGGCCTACCGCAGCAACCAATGGCGCTACCGTGGCCGCTGTGACAGCATCCAGTTTGCTGTGGACAGGCGAGTGTTCATTGCGGGCCTGGGCCTCTATGGGTCCAGCTCAGGCCGTGCAGAATACAGCGTGAGGATCGAGCTCAAGCGGCTGGGTGCAGTGCTGGCGCAGAACCTCACCACATTCGTGTCAGACGGGTCCAGCCGCACCTTCTCTGTGTGGTTCGAACACCCAGTACAGGTAGAGCAAGACGCCTTCTATACAGCCAGCGCCGTCCTGGATGGCAGCGAGCTCAGCTACTTTGGGCAGGAGGGCATGACTGAGGTGCAGTGTGGGAAGGTCACCTTCCAGTTCCAGTGTTCCTCTGACAGCACCAACGGTACTGGGGTGCAGGGCGGACAGATCCCCGAGCTCATTTTCTATGCCTGA
- the BTBD6 gene encoding BTB/POZ domain-containing protein 6 isoform X1 — MLLPLACLHGRVAQCLAALLVLAPPLPRPRRAARAHGARVHGEPPCRRAGAALPAKMAAELLPSAGAATAATATDIANSNAGAAATVNAVGRKGPPSAPLPSPPSPAPAPPMPDNNNLESPNWQSFHPTLRERNALMFNNELMADVHFVVGPLGSTHRVPAHKYVLAVGSSVFYAMFYGDLAEIKSEIHIPDVEPAAFLILLKYLYSDEIDLEADTVLATLYAAKKYIVPALAKACVSFLETSLEARNACVLLSQSRLFEEPELTQRCWEVIDAQAEMALRSEGFCEIDWQTLEVIVAREALNTNEAVVFEAVLNWAEAECKRQGLPVTPHNKRHVLGPALYQVRIPTMTLEEFANGAAQSDILTLEETHNIFLWYTAAKKPPLDFPLTKRRGLAPQRCHRFQSSAYRSNQWRYRGRCDSIQFAVDRRVFIAGLGLYGSSSGRAEYSVRIELKRLGAVLAQNLTTFVSDGSSRTFSVWFEHPVQVEQDAFYTASAVLDGSELSYFGQEGMTEVQCGKVTFQFQCSSDSTNGTGVQGGQIPELIFYA; from the exons ATGCTGCTGCCCCTGGCCTGCCTGCACGGGCGGGTTGCGCAGTGCCTCGCCGCCCTCTTGGTGCTGGCACCGCCGCTCCCGAGGCCCCGGCGTGCCGCTAGGGCGCACGGGGCCCGGGTGCACGGAGAGCCGCCCTGCCGGCGCGCCGGGGCCGCCCTGCCCGCGAAGATGGCCGCGGAGTTGCTCCCCTCCGCGGGcgccgccaccgccgccaccGCCACGGACATCGCCAACAGCAACGCGGGGGCCGCGGCCACCGTCAATGCCGTGGGCAGGAAGGGCCCGCCCAGCGCCCCGCTCCCTTCCCCGCCGTCGCCCGCACCAGCGCCCCCCATGCCCGACAACAACAATCTGGAGAGCCCCAACTGGCAGTCGTTCCATCCCACCCTGCGCGAGAG GAATGCCCTGATGTTCAACAATGAGCTCATGGCCGATGTCCACTTCGTCGTGGGACCCCTGGGCTCCACCCACAGGGTGCCAGCCCACAAG TATGTCTTGGCTGTTGGGAGCTCCGTCTTCTACGCCATGTTCTATGGGGACCTGGCAGAGATCAAGTCTGAGATCCACATTCCGGATGTGGAGCCGGCAGCATTTCTCATCTTGCTGAA GTACCTGTACAGCGATGAGATTGACCTGGAAGCAGACACGGTGTTGGCCACACTCTATGCTGCCAAGAAGTACATTGTCCCTGCCCTGGCCAAGGCCTGTGTCAGCTTCCTGGAGACCAGTCTGGAGGCCAGGAATGCGTGCGTGCTGCTGTCCCAGAGCCGGCTCTTTGAGGAGCCGGAGCTGACCCAGCGTTGCTGGGAGGTGATTGATGCACAGGCTGAGATGGCACTGAGGTCTGAAGGCTTCTGTGAGATTGACTGGCAGACACTGGAGGTGATCGTGGCCCGTGAGGCTCTCAACACCAATGAGGCAGTGGTCTTTGAGGCTGTGCTGAACTGGGCAGAAGCTGAGTGCAAGCGGCAGGGCCTGCCTGTTACCCCACACAACAAGCGGCACGTGCTGGGCCCAGCCCTGTACCAGGTAAGGATTCCCACCATGACACTGGAGGAGTTTGCCAATGGCGCAGCTCAGTCAGACATCCTGACCCTGGAGGAGACCCACAACATCTTCCTGTGGTACACAGCGGCCAAGAAGCCCCCACTGGATTTCCCGCTCACCAAGCGCCGTGGCCTGGCCCCACAGCGCTGCCATCGCTTCCAGTCCTCGGCCTACCGCAGCAACCAATGGCGCTACCGTGGCCGCTGTGACAGCATCCAGTTTGCTGTGGACAGGCGAGTGTTCATTGCGGGCCTGGGCCTCTATGGGTCCAGCTCAGGCCGTGCAGAATACAGCGTGAGGATCGAGCTCAAGCGGCTGGGTGCAGTGCTGGCGCAGAACCTCACCACATTCGTGTCAGACGGGTCCAGCCGCACCTTCTCTGTGTGGTTCGAACACCCAGTACAGGTAGAGCAAGACGCCTTCTATACAGCCAGCGCCGTCCTGGATGGCAGCGAGCTCAGCTACTTTGGGCAGGAGGGCATGACTGAGGTGCAGTGTGGGAAGGTCACCTTCCAGTTCCAGTGTTCCTCTGACAGCACCAACGGTACTGGGGTGCAGGGCGGACAGATCCCCGAGCTCATTTTCTATGCCTGA